GTGGACCCGGGATTTTTTAATTTACTACGTTTTACTTTGGTAAAGTAAAAAAACTTAAGCTATATGCAGGTATTTTTACTATTCCTTTTTTTACGTCTTTACCAATAATTTCTGGCAATTCATCGGCTTCTGTAATAGCAAGTTTATTTCCGTTTAAAAAAACTTCAGTTCCTTCTAATTTATCTGATGTTAATGTAAATTGTTTTGCATTTTCAGATAAGTTTAATTCAATTTCTTTCTCATTTGTATTAATAACTAACAAAGTTAGGCTGTTGTTGGTGTTTTTTGTGTTGTGCGCAAATAAGTAAACTCCAGGTTCGCCTTTTCCTGCCTCATAAACTTCGGTTCCCATTAATTTAGACCAAAGCAAAGCAGCCCAATAATTGGGTTTAGGTAGGTAAGTACTTTGATCTAATAAGCTGTAAATTCCTGCTGCTAAGGTATTGTACATAATTATCTGAACGCCTTTTTTAGCTAAAGATCCGTGTTGGTATAATATCTAAACGAATCTAAATATGTTGCTGAATACGGATCACCGCCTGCAGCAGCTTGTGCTGTTTCTGTTATCCAAATTGGTTTACCTGGCATAAACTTGTCACGCATTCCGGCATAAAAGGTTTCTACGGTATCCGTTTTAAATAACCAAGCTTCTGTTAATGCATCTTTCGCTTTTATTGTAAATGGCCCGCTTTGCATCATTCTAATTGATGCAGCTCCATAAAAATGATATGAAAAAACATCAAATTTAGCTTCTGGTTTGGCAGATAATAAAGCTTCGGTTGGTAAAATGGTCATACCAACTCCTTGTAAAGTTACGGTAGGCGAGCCCTCGCCAACCGAACTAGGACCTACGGTTAACATATTAGGAACGCTATCTTTCGCCCATTTGTTAAATACACGAACATCGGCAGCAAAGTTATTGGCATCATATTTTGGATTAATATCCCCACCAGCTGTTGGCATGGTTGGTTCATTAAATAATTCGGCTGCATCTATTTTACCGCCTAAACTTTTGGTATAATCTAATAGTTTTTGAGCTTCAACGGGCGTCCAAACGCCATTTTTATCACGCACCCCGTTTGAAACTGCGAAGGAAGTAATTAATTTGTTATCTAAATTTTTAACAAAATCTACAACGCCTTTCCATTGCTTTTGGGTAACTACATTTGCAAAACCTTTTGGTGCTGGAGCCGGTGGTAAATCGTTATCTTGAAAATAAATGGAATTGGCCCAGGTTCCGCTAACGCGAACATAAGCTGGTCCTAAACCTTTTGCCATGTTTACCAATCTTTTATTTGTTAAATCGATTGGTTTTAGCTCCTGATACAAATCTGGATTTTTTTCTGAAACGTTGTATGTTGAAACCGATTGGGCTGTTGGTAGCGCTTTCATATCTTTATACGGTTTCCAGAAGCCACCACCGATAACTTCGACCATTTCGACATTGTATGATTGATAATATTCGCTTACCGTTCCAATCTGTTTCATTTCCTTTGGATTAATTGCTGGTTGTTTTTCTGAATCTTTTTTATCTGTTTTGTTACATGAGGCAAGCATGGTTATGATGCAAACGCAATAAATTCCTTTACGTATCATACTTTTAAGTTTTAGTTATTGTATAAAACGTTTGCATGTTGTTGTAAATTATATAGTTGCGGTTTTTATATAAATAATGTATCTAAAAAGATAAATAATTATATCTATAAAAATAGGTTCTCTATAAAATATGTGCGAAATTTACTTTTTGTAAAAACTTTACATTACTTCATATTATATTTTAATGTCATCACACAAAACGATAGCTAAAAATACAATGTTTTTGTATATACGAATGTTCCTTATTATGGGAATAACCTTATATACATCACGTATTGTTTTAGAACAACTAGGCATTTCTGATTATGGAATTTATAGTTTAGTTGGCGGTGTGGTTGCTATGTTTGGTTTTTTTAATGCAGCTATGTCAAGTGCTACACAGCGATATCTTTCTTATGATATTGGTCGGGGCGATAAATTTCAATTACAAAAAACATTTAGTGCTACTTTAACCTTACATATTGGGATTGCAATTCTTGGTTTTGTTTTAGCAGAAACTATTGGTCTTTGGTATGTTAATTTTAAAATGGTTGTTCCTGATGATAAATTATTTTCTGTAAACATTGTTTATCAATTTTCAATTTTAACTTTTATTGTTGGTATAATTCAGGTGCCATATAATGCATTAATAATTTCACATGAACAAATGAAAGTTTATGCATACATGAGTATTATTGAAGTGATATTAAAGCTTGGAGCAGTTTATATTTTAATTTTCTTCCCTTCTTACAAATTGATTGTTTATTCTATTTTAATTTTTGCCGTTTCTTTTTTGATAAGTTTATTTTATCAAATGTATTGTCGAAAAAAATATGAAGAAAGCATTTTTAAATTTGAATATGATAAAAAATACTACAAAGAACTTATTAGCTATTCTGGATGGAATTTGTTTGGTAATATTGCTTGGATCTCAAAAAATCAAGGAGTTAATTTAATTATTAATCTCTTTTTCGGGACTGTTCTTAATGCATCATATGCAATAACAAATCAAGTAACAACCGCTATCAGCCTTTTTGTATCTAATTTGCAGACAGCATTTAACCCTCAAATAATAAAAAAATATTCCCAGCAAGATTATGTTGGGACACAAAACCTTATTTTTCAAGGCTCAAAGTTTTCTTATTTATTAATTTTATTACTTATAATGCCAATATTATTAAATACAGATTATATTTTAAAGTTATGGTTAAATGAAGTGCCTGATTATACAGTTGTATTTGTAAAATTAGCATTGTTAAATGTTTTGATAGAAAGTTTATCAGGAACTTTAATGACTGGTGCTCAAGCAACAGGCAAAATAAAATGGTACCAAATAATAATAGGTACATTAATTTTTTTTAATTTACCTTTAGCGTATTATTTTTTAAAATTAAATTTCTCTCCTCCTGTTATTTTTAAGATAAGTAATATTATATCTCTTATTGCTTTATTATGTAGATTGATAATCTTAAATAAAACACTAAAACTTAGCTATAAGTTATATTTTAAAAATGTACTACTAAAAATAGCTTATATATCTTGTTTTGCAGTAATCTACTATTCCTTGTATATAAATTTTTTTAAGGAAAGTATAAGTTTTATTAGATTTATACTTGATTCAAGTTTTTGTGTTTTAATTTTAATAATACTTATCTATCTTGTTTGTTTTAATAAAGCTGAAAAAAAAGAAATAGGACTATATATAAAAAATAAAATAAAGTGAATAAAATCAAATCAATAATAAAATCAATACTAAGGCCTTCATATCATAAAATTATTCTTATTTATAATTTTATTGTAGATTTTAGGCTATTTAAAAAGTACTCGCTTGCATTTAATTCAAAATCATTATTAAATAAAGAAGCTAATTTAATTTTAAATTATCATTCAATAGAAAAAGGAATGTTGTTTAAAAATATGAAAAAAGGATTTGGTGCAGAAAGAATAAAAAAATTACATGTTATTTTAAATGATTCAGAAATAATAGAAAATATTAATAGAAGTCAAATAAGAGTTGGATATCAAGTTGTTTGTCAATACTATGAATTGCACCAAGAAAAAGCTTATAATATTGAAGAATTGTATAGCAAACAGCAATATTTAAAATATAAAGGGATATTAAACAGATATTACGATAAAGATTTTAAAGGAACTTATAGCTGGAATAATAAAACTTTTTATAATAATGTTTATGAAGATTTTAAAACTTTTTCTTCATCTCGAAAAAGTACGAGAGATTTTACTGGAAAAATAATTGAAATCGAAAGGATTAATAATGCCATAGAACTAGCAAATAATGCTCCTTCTGTTTGTAATAGGCAAGCTAGTAATGTTTATTTAGTAGAAGATAAAATTAAAATTGACCAGCTTTTAGAAATTCAAGGGGGTTTAACAGGTTATACTAAAAATATTTCTCAGTTATTAATTTTG
This genomic window from Flavobacterium agricola contains:
- a CDS encoding nitroreductase family protein, whose protein sequence is MNKIKSIIKSILRPSYHKIILIYNFIVDFRLFKKYSLAFNSKSLLNKEANLILNYHSIEKGMLFKNMKKGFGAERIKKLHVILNDSEIIENINRSQIRVGYQVVCQYYELHQEKAYNIEELYSKQQYLKYKGILNRYYDKDFKGTYSWNNKTFYNNVYEDFKTFSSSRKSTRDFTGKIIEIERINNAIELANNAPSVCNRQASNVYLVEDKIKIDQLLEIQGGLTGYTKNISQLLILTNDRSFYYTVGERNQFYIDGGIYLMNLLYALHYYKIGNCPANWGKTIADENKLSKIISIPKSEKIICFIAIGDLVENFNTTLSARRPFTENFFKI
- a CDS encoding glycosyl hydrolase family 79 N-terminal domain-containing protein — protein: MIRKGIYCVCIITMLASCNKTDKKDSEKQPAINPKEMKQIGTVSEYYQSYNVEMVEVIGGGFWKPYKDMKALPTAQSVSTYNVSEKNPDLYQELKPIDLTNKRLVNMAKGLGPAYVRVSGTWANSIYFQDNDLPPAPAPKGFANVVTQKQWKGVVDFVKNLDNKLITSFAVSNGVRDKNGVWTPVEAQKLLDYTKSLGGKIDAAELFNEPTMPTAGGDINPKYDANNFAADVRVFNKWAKDSVPNMLTVGPSSVGEGSPTVTLQGVGMTILPTEALLSAKPEAKFDVFSYHFYGAASIRMMQSGPFTIKAKDALTEAWLFKTDTVETFYAGMRDKFMPGKPIWITETAQAAAGGDPYSATYLDSFRYYTNTDL
- a CDS encoding MATE family efflux transporter gives rise to the protein MGITLYTSRIVLEQLGISDYGIYSLVGGVVAMFGFFNAAMSSATQRYLSYDIGRGDKFQLQKTFSATLTLHIGIAILGFVLAETIGLWYVNFKMVVPDDKLFSVNIVYQFSILTFIVGIIQVPYNALIISHEQMKVYAYMSIIEVILKLGAVYILIFFPSYKLIVYSILIFAVSFLISLFYQMYCRKKYEESIFKFEYDKKYYKELISYSGWNLFGNIAWISKNQGVNLIINLFFGTVLNASYAITNQVTTAISLFVSNLQTAFNPQIIKKYSQQDYVGTQNLIFQGSKFSYLLILLLIMPILLNTDYILKLWLNEVPDYTVVFVKLALLNVLIESLSGTLMTGAQATGKIKWYQIIIGTLIFFNLPLAYYFLKLNFSPPVIFKISNIISLIALLCRLIILNKTLKLSYKLYFKNVLLKIAYISCFAVIYYSLYINFFKESISFIRFILDSSFCVLILIILIYLVCFNKAEKKEIGLYIKNKIK